The nucleotide sequence GATGCGTGAGTGGCACCCTCCCAGAGGTCCTTCCCTTGGGGCTCATGCCTGCCTGTCTGCCTCCCCAGGCCGTTCCCACTGCCCCCTAGGGTCCCATCAGTCCCTTGTTCAGCCCCAAATTTCAGCTGTCCAGAATCTCAGCTGTCTTTCTTCTCATGACTTTGAAGGATCCAGGGGTCTTGCTCCTCTCCATACCCCTCTCTCCCCACGATCCTTAAGGCCTTCGTTGCCCTGGACTTACTGCTGTCAGGGAGTAGagccttatttaaaaaatgaaatcctgactagccatgtgaccttgaacGAGGGTTGATGTGAAGGTCAAATAAGAGGTCTGATGTGAAAGGGCCTATGAACTGGGAATGTGGAACACCCACCAGGGACTCTGAACCTCGAGCCCTCCCTGAACAATCTCTCCACTCTTTGCCATTCAGAGGTTAGTCTGTGGGAGGCGACGGCTGCAGCCTCCACTCAGGGTCTGACCTCGctctctgtcctcctccctccttccctcctcttccctcccacgCCCCCTTCCTCCCTGGCCTCTCCTCCCTGTCCCTGCTGTATCTCCAGGCCTGGAGCTGTGCGACCCAACCCAGAGGCTTCGGGTGGCCCTGGCAGGGgagttggtgggggtgggggggcacttCCTGTTCCTGGGCCTGGCCCTTGTCTCTAAGGACTGGCGATTTCTGCAGCGAATGATCACCGCTCCCTGCATCCTCTTCCTGTTTTATGGGTCAGTATCACCTCCACCTGTGGCCTGGCcactcccctctctccttccagccTAGCTCTAGCCTGGAGACCCCTCTACTTCCCCACTGCCCCTCATCCAGgcctgccccagcccagcccctcagagGTGGGAGTTTCCCATCCCTGGGTCAGGCCTCACGGTCACTCCGCCACCTCATCCCCAGCTGGCCTGGTCTGTTTCTGGAGTCTGCACGGTGGCTGATAGTGAAGCGACAGATTGAGGAGGCCCAGTCCGTGCTGAGAATCCTGGCTGAGCGGAACCGGCCCCATGGGCAGATGCTGGGAGAGGAGGCCCAGGAGGCCCTGCAGGGTAAGAGACAGGGGTCCCTACAGGCGACACCTCACGTGCACACATGACGGTGCCCTCTGCATGGCTGTAGCTGTGCCATCTTCACCCAGGGTCCTCACCACTCACGTGGGAGGACCCTGGGTTCTGCACTGTTTTCTTCTAACAGacagctcctctctctctcccaaagACCTGGAGAACACCTGCCCTCTCCCTGCAACATCCTCCTTTTCCTTCGCTTCCCTCCTCAACTACCGCAACATCTGGAAAAATCTGCTTATCCTGGGCTTCACCAAGTGAGCCTGGGTGTCTGAGCTGAGGGCCAGGCCAGTAGCTGGGATGGGGGTGGCTGGGTGGGGCAGGCCCGAGGACCCCTGCAGAGGGCAGCCAGGGCTGTGGAAGGCTGCAGATGGAGATTCAGACACCGTCCTTTGctttcccaccccttctcacaGCTTTATTGCCCATGCCATTCGCCACTGCTACCAgcctgtgggaggaggagggagcccaTCGGACTTCTACCTGTGCTCCCTGCTGGCCAGCGGCACAGCAGCCCTGGCCTGCGTCTTCCTGGGGGTCACCGTGGACCGATTTGGCCGCCGGGGCATCCTGCTTCTGTCGATGACCCTCACTGGCATCGCGTCCCTGGTCTTGCTGGGCCTGTGGGATTGTGAGCATCCTCCCTTCTCCACAGTGTGGGCTCAGCAAAGGAACCCCAGCAGAGGTGCCTCAGACAGGCCCAGCCACTGCTTCCTGCACAGGCCTCCCAAGACAAGACCAGTCCCTGCCCAGATAGTCCACCCTGGGCATGCAACACTCCCCAGGCCACACAACCCTGTCTGTTCTCCTGATCAATTAGTGAATGCCAAAAGCCCACCCGGCTGGAACCATAGGATCAGAGAGGCAAGGGGATGATGCCAGGGACTAGGCCAAGCATGATCTCCCCACCTCCATTCACATCCTCCCTCTTGGTCCTCCAGATCTGAACGAGGCCGCCATCACCACCTTCTCTGTCCTTGGCCTCTTCTCCTCCCAAGCTGCTGGCATCCTTAGCACCCTCCTTGCTGCTGAAGTCATCCCTACCACCGTCCGGTGAGAGCAGGGGTGCTGCCAGGGCCAGTCCTCCAGGCCTCCCACTGAGGACGGGGCCTGAGGGATGAAGGAGGGAAGGCTGCTGGAGAAGGGTTGGGGTGAAGCCCACAGCTTAAGGCTGAgtgcctcctccacctcccccaggGGCCGAGGCCTGGGCCTGATCATGGCACTGGGGGCACTTGGAGGACTGAGTGGCCCAGCCCAGCGTCTCCACATGGGCCACGGAGCCTTCCTGCAGCATGTGGTGCTGGCGGCCTGTGCCCTCCTCTGCATCCTCAGCATCATGCTCCTGCCGGAGACCAAGCGCAAGCTCCTGCCCGAGGTGCTCCGGGATGGAGAGCTGTGCCGCCGGCCTTCCCTGCTGCGGCAGCCACCCCCTAACCGCTGTGACCATGTCCCGCTGCTTGCCACCCCCAACCCTGCCCTCTGAGTGGCCTCTGAGCACCTGGCAGGAGGCTGGCCTGTACAAAAAGGTGGCATAAGGCCCTGGCAAGGAGATCAGGAGGACTAaggaaggcagggctgcccaGAAGGCTCAGAGGCGCCTCACGCCAGCCATCGAGAAGAGCTCAGAGGGCTGTCCCCACCCCCAAGTCCTCCCTACTGCTTTATGTTCACGTCCTTGGCAAGAGTCGGGACAGGGAGAGAAGCCCACACCGTAACCACTAGGTCTGGGCTCCATTTTGTGCCCAAAGACATCCTCCCAGACCTCATTCTTTCTTGCTCTATCATTCTGTTTCAATAAAGACATTTTGAATAAATGAGCATACCATAGCCTGGACTTCCCTCCCTTCTGTTGTTCTTCTGTCTCCTGGGGAAAGGTTTCTCTCAGTGGATCCAAAACCAATAACTatctccctccccatccctgtgccctgctcccccatcccccaccgtGTGTGAACTTACAGACAACTACCACCCCTTACTGACTGCTCGCTATGCTGCTAGGACTGGCTAGGCACTTCACAAActtcatttaatcatttaatccttacaatactGCAAGGTAGGTGTTTGGATCAATTAAAGTGTTTTATTGTTGCGAACAATAAAAACTAACTGACTCCAATGAACTTAAGCAAAAAGGCAATTTGTTAGAGGGATGTGGTGGGGCAGGTTGTGGTGGGGGTCTCAGAATGGACGGAGAAGCAGAACTAGTCATAAAAGGTCCAGGAACCAGAGAGGCCACGGGTTCAGGGAGTAGGAACCAGTAATATTTTGTCAGGGCTTTACCTGGTTGAATGAACTCCAATGGGATTAAATCTTTGGGTCACCCCACTGAAGATTCATTTCCAGAGAGCAAGTGACTGGCTAGCTTGAGtaacacacacccccacacatatGACTGACaactggagagagggagagcaacCCCTGAGTGCCGTTAGCAGAAGTTAGACTGGATGTTGTGCAGGTAAACCCATGCATGCCCACCACAGTattcttgttttacagatgagaaaactgatgctcagagagactcagtaacttgcccaaggttacagttAACGAGCGACAGAGCTGGGATATGATTAGATCCTGGAGCTGGAGCTCTTCATTGATATACACTGTGGCCACCTTCCCAACTCCTTCCAGTCTTTGGGCACTACCCTTGGAAGCGAGTAGTGAGTCTCTAGGCACCCCTGGGAGGTGGCAGTAGGAGACTGGAACTTGCACCCCAGCGCCAGGGCCTGCCTCTCGGTCTAGCTCTGGCTTAGCTTTACCActttgggcaaatttcttaactTCCAGCTTCCTTCAagggttgctatgaggattaaacaagataatgtatTGTAAGTACCTCTTAAATTACTCCACTAgatggtaagctccttgagagcaggaactTTGTCTTACTCAACTTTGAAGCACCAAAGCCTGACACAACAGATGTTATatgttaatatttgtttattctttcagctTACGTTTCCTGTGTCCAGTTTACAGACCAGTACCATCCTGGATATTTAGGGCATAGGTTATCCTTCAAAAAGCTTAAAATCCATCTAACATGAGGAATattgaggaggaagagaggccaGTGCTTTGGAGCACCAAAAGGCTGCATCCAGAAGGAGATGAGACTTCTCTAAGAGAGGCAGGAAACCCTCAGGCAAGGGCCTAGGACACAGGTACAGTGCTCTCAACTCAAAGGGCATAAGGAAAGCAGAGGCCTGGAGGTAGGCTAGGGTGAGGTGGTCCTGGAGAGAGGGATTCTTAGGAAAATCAAAGTCTTGAGGCCAGCCTCTTCCAGAGAAAGGAGGCCCATTACCCACAGATTCCTGCAGCACCACTGTTCCTATCTCCTTACCCTCTGCCAATCCATGTCTGAGGCCCAAAGCTCTATGAACTAAGCCATGCTACTGGGCTCTCAGCAATAATCATAATGTTACTGGAGAACTCATAGGAacctttctcatttaatcttcacagccccctgaaataggtattattatttttattgtatttaattactgagaaaatggaaataaaagaaagtgaggggacagctaattttcgacaaagaagccaagaacataccacggagaaaggaaagtttgtcTCTTCAACAactgttgttgggaaaactggatagccacatgcaaaagaatgaaagtagaccattatcttacaccatacacaataattaactcaaaatggattaaagacttgaatgcaagacctaaaaccataaaactcttagaagaaaacacaggcagtatgctctttgacatcagtcttagcagtatctttatAAATATCATGTctccccaggcaagggaaacaaaagaaaaaataaacaaatggcaccgcatcaaactgaaaagcttctgcatggcaaaagaaaccaccaacaaaatgaaaagacaaccccaactgagagaaaataccTGCAAGTCCTATATtccataaggggttaatatccaaaatatataaagaactcatacaactcaataacaaaaatacaaacaatctgatcaaaaaatgggcaaaggatatgaacatttttccaaagaagacatacaaatggccaagaggcacatgaaaagatgttcaacatcactcattagggaaacacaaatcataactacaatgacatatcacctcacgcctgtcagatggttattatttaaaacacaagaaataaatgttggagaggatgtggaaaaaagggaaacctcattcactgctggtaggaatgtaaattggtgcagtcactatggaaaacagtaaggagattcctcaaaaagttaaaaatagaaataccatatgatctagctattctacttctgggtatttatccaaagaacacaaaaaccctaattcgaaaagatacatgcacccctatgttcatcatagcattattcacaatagccaagatatgaaaaaaaacctaagtgcccatcaatggatgaatggataaagaagatgtggtatacatatgccatggaatactactcagccataaaaaagatgaaatcttgccatttgtgacaacatggatgcaccttgagggtattatgctaagcaaataagtcagacagagaaagacaaataccatatgatttcactcatctgtggaagataaacaaacatttaCATAAGGTGAatatattggtggttaccagaggggacaggggtggaaggagggcaaaaggggtaaaggggcacatatgtatggtgatggatagcaactagactttgggtggtaaacgtgatgtagtctatacagaagtcgaaatgtaatgatgcacacctgaaatttatatactgttataaaccaatgtcaccttgataaagaaaaaaggaaaaaaaaaattgagggatCTGCCGTTAAGTGGCAGACACAGGACTCAAACCCGGGCCTTCTGGCTGCTCTTTCCCCTCCACCACAGTTCCTTCACAGTTATACACCCTGCAGCACACATTCTGTAGAACAGTGTCTGTGGGGTTTTAACTGACTCCAATGTTGACTTTTTAGTTTTGGACAGCCAGTGACAAAACAAGAGACCATATTCATGGCTGTCTCTGGAGATTCTGTGAGAACCAACAGGATGGTAAGTGAGAAAGCACTTAAGAGCCCATGTAAAGCCAAGGAGTTACATGCTAATGACACTGTCCAATACACACTGTGAGGAATGGTGTCAAAAGGTCATTTCAATGAACCCATTCTT is from Diceros bicornis minor isolate mBicDic1 chromosome 5, mDicBic1.mat.cur, whole genome shotgun sequence and encodes:
- the SLC22A17 gene encoding solute carrier family 22 member 17 isoform X2, whose product is MGSSLSLAVPPGPLSFEALLAQVGALGGGQQLQLGLCCLPVLFVALGMASDPIFTLAPPLHCHYGGFAPNASGWEQPPNASGVSVASVASAALAASAASRVATSTDPSCSGFAPPDFNHCLKDWDYNGLPVLTTNAIGQWDLVCDLGWQVILEQILFILGFASGYLFLGYPADRFGRRGIVLLTLGLVGPCGVGGAAAGSSTGVMALRFLLGFLLAGVDLGVYLMRLELCDPTQRLRVALAGELVGVGGHFLFLGLALVSKDWRFLQRMITAPCILFLFYGWPGLFLESARWLIVKRQIEEAQSVLRILAERNRPHGQMLGEEAQEALQDLENTCPLPATSSFSFASLLNYRNIWKNLLILGFTNFIAHAIRHCYQPVGGGGSPSDFYLCSLLASGTAALACVFLGVTVDRFGRRGILLLSMTLTGIASLVLLGLWDCEHPPFSTVWAQQRNPSRDLNEAAITTFSVLGLFSSQAAGILSTLLAAEVIPTTVRGRGLGLIMALGALGGLSGPAQRLHMGHGAFLQHVVLAACALLCILSIMLLPETKRKLLPEVLRDGELCRRPSLLRQPPPNRCDHVPLLATPNPAL
- the SLC22A17 gene encoding solute carrier family 22 member 17 isoform X1; its protein translation is MGSSLSLAVPPGPLSFEALLAQVGALGGGQQLQLGLCCLPVLFVALGMASDPIFTLAPPLHCHYGGFAPNASGWEQPPNASGVSVASVASAALAASAASRVATSTDPSCSGFAPPDFNHCLKDWDYNGLPVLTTNAIGQWDLVCDLGWQVILEQILFILGFASGYLFLGYPADRFGRRGIVLLTLGLVGPCGVGGAAAGSSTGVMALRFLLGFLLAGVDLGVYLMRLELCDPTQRLRVALAGELVGVGGHFLFLGLALVSKDWRFLQRMITAPCILFLFYGWPGLFLESARWLIVKRQIEEAQSVLRILAERNRPHGQMLGEEAQEALQDLENTCPLPATSSFSFASLLNYRNIWKNLLILGFTNFIAHAIRHCYQPVGGGGSPSDFYLCSLLASGTAALACVFLGVTVDRFGRRGILLLSMTLTGIASLVLLGLWDYLNEAAITTFSVLGLFSSQAAGILSTLLAAEVIPTTVRGRGLGLIMALGALGGLSGPAQRLHMGHGAFLQHVVLAACALLCILSIMLLPETKRKLLPEVLRDGELCRRPSLLRQPPPNRCDHVPLLATPNPAL
- the SLC22A17 gene encoding solute carrier family 22 member 17 isoform X3 translates to MGSSLSLAVPPGPLSFEALLAQVGALGGGQQLQLGLCCLPVLFVALGMASDPIFTLAPPLHCHYGGFAPNASGWEQPPNASGVSVASVASAALAASAASRVATSTDPSCSGFAPPDFNHCLKDWDYNGLPVLTTNAIGQWDLVCDLGWQVILEQILFILGFASGYLFLGYPADRFGRRGIVLLTLGLVGPCGVGGAAAGSSTGVMALRFLLGFLLAGVDLGVYLMRLELCDPTQRLRVALAGELVGVGGHFLFLGLALVSKDWRFLQRMITAPCILFLFYGWPGLFLESARWLIVKRQIEEAQSVLRILAERNRPHGQMLGEEAQEALQDLNEAAITTFSVLGLFSSQAAGILSTLLAAEVIPTTVRGRGLGLIMALGALGGLSGPAQRLHMGHGAFLQHVVLAACALLCILSIMLLPETKRKLLPEVLRDGELCRRPSLLRQPPPNRCDHVPLLATPNPAL